CGCGCTCGGCTTGATCGCGCCGACGGCCTCGTGGATCACGGCGCCGAACATGTAGACGCCGACCAGCGCGAGGTCGCTCTTCGGGTCGGCCGGCTTCTCGACGAGCGACTGCACGCGCCCGTCGGGGCCGAGCTCCGCGACGCCGAACTGCGACGGGTTGTCGACCTTCGTCAGCAGGATCTGCGCGTCGGGCTGGTCGCGCTTGAACTCGTCGACCAGCTCGGTGATGCCGCCGACGATGAAGTTGTCGCCGAGGTACATGACGAAGTCCTCGTCGCCGAGGAAGTCGCGGGCGATGAGGACGCAGTGCGCCAGCCCGAGCGGGGCGTCCTGGCGGATGTACGTCACCGAGATGCCGAGCGCGCTGCCGTCGCCGACGGCGGCCATGATCTCCGGCGCCGTGTCGCCGACGATGATCCCGACGTCGGTCACGCCCGCGTCGCGGATCGCCTCCAGGCCGTAGAACAGCGTGGGCTTGTTCGCGATCGGTACGAGCTGCTTCGCGGACGTGTGCGTGATCGGGCGCAGGCGCGTACCGGCGCCGCCCGAGAGTACGAGCGCCTTCATAGTGCGGCGAGGCTAGCGCAGCCCTACCGGGCGCGGCCATGTCCGTTCGGTACCCTGGCCCCAGGGCGTCGCCGTGCAACCCGCGGCGCCGTTCGTTCGTCTGCTAGTGCGACGACAGACCGCCGACCCGTGGAGCCGTACGCCGCGTGACCGACAACCCGCACGGCCTCGTCCTGCCGCCCGAGCTGGACCCGCGCCGCCGCCGTCCCGCTCCGCGCGCCCGCTCGGGCCGCCTGGCGCGGGTGCTGTCGGTCATCGCCGTCGTGACGTCGTTCGCCATCGTGGCGGCCAGCGGCATCGGCTACGCGCTCTACCGCTACTACGACGGCCGCATCCCGCACCTCGCGCTGGAGTTCGACGGCGACCGCCCCGCCCGCGTGAAGGGCAAGGCGCTCAACTTCCTGCTCGTCGGCTCCGACTCCCGCGACGGGATGACGAAGGAGGAGCTCAAGCGCGCGGCGACGGAGTTCACGCCGGGGCGGCGCTCGGACACGATGATCCTCATCCACCTCTCGGCCAGCCGCGAGCACGTCACGCTGGTGTCGTTCCCCCGCGACGCGTACGTCGAGATCCCCGCGCACAAGGGGAAGCCGGCGCACTTCGGCAAGATCAACACGGCGTTCTCGGCGGGCGGCCCGGTCCTCGCCATCAAGACCGTCGAGAAGCTCACGAACGTCCGCGTCGACCACTACATCGAGGTCAACTTCGCCGGCTTCCAGCGGCTGGTCGACGCCGTCGACGGCGTCGAGGTCTGCCTGCCCCGCGCCGTCAAGGAGCCGCTGTCCGGCATCAACCTCCCTGCCGGCCGCAGCACCGTGAAGGGCCACCAGGCGCTCGCGTTCGTCCGCCAGCGTCACGGCCTGCCCGCCGGCGACCTCGACCGGATCAAGCGGCAGCAGCAGTTCATGGGCGCGCTCATGAAGCGCGCGACGAGCCTCGAAGTACTGCTCAACCCGTCGCGGCTCAAGGGCTTCCTCGACGTCGCGACCAAGTCGATGCAGGTCGACGAGGACCTCGGCTTCGGCGAGATGAAGGCGCTGGCGACCGCGATGAGGGGGCTCGACCCGGCGCGGGTGGCGTTCGTCACCGCGCCGATCACCGGCCAGGACCGCAGGAACGGCCAGTCCGTCGTCATCCTCGACGACGTCGCCGGGCGCGTGCTGTACCGCGCGATGGCGCGCGACGAGTCGCTGACCAAGCCCAAGGCCGCCGTACCGAAGAAGCTCACCGTCCCGCCCGCCAACATCAGGCTGACCGTGCTCAACGGCACCGGCATCGCACGGCGCGCGGCGGGCGCGGCCGACGAGCTGCGCACCGTCGGGTTCCGCGTCGCGGGCACCGGCAACGCCGACCGCGCGACGTACGACAAGACCGTCATCCGCTACACGCCGGGCGACGAGGCCGCGGCCGCGACGGTGGCGGCGGCGCTGCCCGGCGCCACGACCGAGGCGAGCGGCACCGGCGACACGCTGACCGTCGTCGTCGGCCACGACCACAAGGCGCCCGTGCCGGTGAAGGTGGCGGGCAGCGCCGCGCCGCGGCCGCCGTCCGCGACGCGCGCGCCCGTCAAGACCGCGGCCGACGACCCCTGCGCCGCATGACCGAGCCCCCCGCCGTACCCCCCGCGGGTCCTCCAGGGGACGTCCTGCCCGCGAAGCCGCCGAAGCGCCGGCGCAGCCGCGGCAAGCGGATCGCGCGGTTCTTCTCGTGGGTCGCGGTGCTGACGTCGGCGTCCATGCTCGTGCTCATCAGCCTCGGCTTCGGCGCGGGCCTGCTCCTCAACAGCCACGTCGACCGCCAGTGCATCTTCTGCGACGACAAGGAGGCCGAGGCGCGGCGCCCCAAGAAGGGCCCGGGCGACGGCGGCAAGGCCCTGAACTTCCTGCTCGTCGGCTCCGACTCGCGCGAGGGCGCGACACCCGAGGAGCTGAAGCTGTACGGCACCGAGGCCAACCCCGGCGGCATCCTCACCGACACGATCATCCTGGTGCACCT
This Frankiaceae bacterium DNA region includes the following protein-coding sequences:
- a CDS encoding glucose-1-phosphate thymidylyltransferase, giving the protein MKALVLSGGAGTRLRPITHTSAKQLVPIANKPTLFYGLEAIRDAGVTDVGIIVGDTAPEIMAAVGDGSALGISVTYIRQDAPLGLAHCVLIARDFLGDEDFVMYLGDNFIVGGITELVDEFKRDQPDAQILLTKVDNPSQFGVAELGPDGRVQSLVEKPADPKSDLALVGVYMFGAVIHEAVGAIKPSARGELEITDAIQWLVDAGKDVRPHLVTGYWKDTGRIEDMLECNRKVLESLEPAVHGTVDAESRLVGRVVIEEGASIVRSTVRGPAIIGRGTRIVDTYVGPFTSIYHSCLVERTEVEHSIVLESTHIADIQRIEDSLIGKEVELSRSVTMPKALRLMLGDHSRVAIP
- a CDS encoding LCP family protein codes for the protein MTDNPHGLVLPPELDPRRRRPAPRARSGRLARVLSVIAVVTSFAIVAASGIGYALYRYYDGRIPHLALEFDGDRPARVKGKALNFLLVGSDSRDGMTKEELKRAATEFTPGRRSDTMILIHLSASREHVTLVSFPRDAYVEIPAHKGKPAHFGKINTAFSAGGPVLAIKTVEKLTNVRVDHYIEVNFAGFQRLVDAVDGVEVCLPRAVKEPLSGINLPAGRSTVKGHQALAFVRQRHGLPAGDLDRIKRQQQFMGALMKRATSLEVLLNPSRLKGFLDVATKSMQVDEDLGFGEMKALATAMRGLDPARVAFVTAPITGQDRRNGQSVVILDDVAGRVLYRAMARDESLTKPKAAVPKKLTVPPANIRLTVLNGTGIARRAAGAADELRTVGFRVAGTGNADRATYDKTVIRYTPGDEAAAATVAAALPGATTEASGTGDTLTVVVGHDHKAPVPVKVAGSAAPRPPSATRAPVKTAADDPCAA